The following DNA comes from Brassica napus cultivar Da-Ae unplaced genomic scaffold, Da-Ae ScsIHWf_3074;HRSCAF=3885, whole genome shotgun sequence.
agggaaaataaaaagaactttTAAATTAAAGAGACTTTGGTCCAGTGCGGTTATATAGCCTGGCTTATCTCCGATTGCTTGCAACAAAGACGACTTCCGATTTGGACTTTAGAACAAGGGTACTTTCAGCTCATGCCATAACTATTTAGATGATAATTTAGAACAAGGTTACTTTCATCTCAtaccataaatattttgaagataatGTAGCTTGGGAGGTGTCTGCAAATGAAAAACTTGAATGGGGAAATTAAGGTTTTTAAACTCGACCCGGATATTGGGTCGACCGCGGATCAACCGTTGACTAACaaataaactatttttgttatataataatatattatctattgaaaaatataagaaatattttatttttttaaaatatataaaaatacttaaatttagttatttttttttttattttcattttacaaacaaaatatcaaaatatttagactatttaacatttttttgtaacaaattaGGAGTTAtggtatataataaaaaaaaatcaagacttcaaattcaaaaccaaaaacttgAGATTTCTGATATAATGGCCGAGAATGTAATCGACACAGCTGACAAACACTAAGAACTTTGATGGCGAATAACCGGCCATCACGGCCACGTTTTTGAATCATCATAATACTCCATTGATTTGGGTTAATTCCACCAATGTTTCAACATAGATATTTTGTTTATCAACTCAACGATTTCATAAACTCGAAATTGTGAAAAGATACATTAACATAGTGTCTACCCGACAATACACTGACACCAAACCCTGCAACCTGACCTGCCTACACAGCGACAAGCCCAGTTTTCGAAAAACTTAGCCCCAAACAGTTATTTCCTAAGGACATTTACGTTATATCAACTAATGATACTGTCCATCTACCTAATTACACAAAGTTTATGCACAATCACCTAATTACTTTCCATTTCTTGGTTATTCACCAAAATAGGCCTAAAATAAATGAagtttttttaacatttaaagATCATGtaattactcaaacttgaaatACTTTGTGAAACCATACGAGAAGagaacaaccaacaaaataaatttttctaCAAAAAGCTCTAGCAGTCCTAACTGAAGATTCAACAATATTGTCATGTCCTCCAGAGATGTAAAAAATCTTGGAAGTGTGAAATCTTCGTTGTAGTATTTTTATCTTCTTCAGCTCTGTTGAGAAATTTGGCTATGCAAAAGATTCTCTAATCATGGTAATCAAGTCTTTGATGTCCATTCTGAAGTTCTGGCAAGTTAAGTGACGAAGCATGTTTTTAGCTGCCCAAGCAAATGCTTGTAGCTTCGAGTGCAAAGAGGACTTGCGTCTTCTTTGGTTTCTTGAacccaatgtttttaaacccgacccggacactgAACCGGACGACTTACCGGGTTGCTGGGTCACTGGATCGACCGCGGGCGAACCGCGggttaataaatgaattaattttattatataataatatatcagctatgtaaataaaaatatagaaactaaagtttaatattttctaaatatttttataaacataaaataaaagtttggatatgtatatttttatgttaaataacatttagaaaatacttaactttaatttctatatttttattttcatttgatatacaaaatatcaaaaactaaTTTagactatttataattttgtctaACAAGAtaagagttatgacatctaaaaaaataaagacataaagtttataaatatttaaatgtctaatgtgaataataaattaaattatataaaataaaccaaaagtaaaaaatcattataataaattatcaataacggaaataaactaacacTAAATCACATCAACTAGTTTTGGTTCTCTGGCATAGTGAAATcttcattaaaatctaaaaatcacaaatataaaacaaaaaaagaaaaacctaactttttttgttagtatataacttcttaattggaaatttagaatataaaacataatctaaaaacataattaaaaattaaaaaaagaagtaaaagttatttattggttcaaccagtggttcaaccggtatcgggttccgggttttactgggtttttgtgggtttttgcgggtttctaaatattgggttttttacaaaacccaaaccggattttttctgggttgccgggtttaccggttcaaccgcgggtccggatcgggtttcaaaacactgctTGAACCCATTAGGCTGTTTTTCTGGCCATGTCTTTCCAAACTCATCCACAACCGCTAAATTACGCTGTAGAAGTCCAAGAACCATCCAGCAAACATATGTTATGTAAGCATGAGACTTGGAATACAATAGTATCTGGTATTGTTGTCTATGTAGATGCAACTGCATTTGCCGAATGCCAAGCTTCACATTCTCCTTCTGCATGTTTTACTAGCCCTCTAGAACCCTGTCAATTCCTCTAAACAATTTTACCATTTCAGATTTTGCAGAGATACCAGATTATCAATGGATAATGATCTTTATCCCATCCCGGGTcttcaatattatttttttctctagaatGGATAATTCATATAGTGTAAATACCCGAGACTAGGAAAATGTTGGGATTAGAGGGTGTGGCTGATAAGGCCCTAGCTTGGAATGTTGGAGGAAATTCAAAAAAGCATGATTGACAGACTCGTTGGCTCTCACACCTTGGACAAAGATTATCACATGATGAATCAGATTCCTTGTTACCAATTGTCATATAAGTTATATGACGTCTCATCTTTTTGGGCGTTAATGTTTCATGGGAAAGCCTGAAGCTTAGTTATGTTGGGTTTTGAATATTGTACGTCTGTCTCTTGTCTTAAGATGTTTTGCGCAACCCAATATCTTGACTTAATCGTATACTGGCTACTCTTCGTAAAGGTCTAACAATGACTATCTCTATGATTTGTTCGACTAATGGCCAAACTCAGAGGCGTGCCTATAGTGTATTGAAAAAGGCATTCGCCTCAGATCCCCGATTAATATGACTGTTTTTAGAgtcccaaaatttaaaataatttctagtATAGTGATTTagacttatttaaaaaaaaaatttctacgaaaattaattttttttttttgaattcatgtCTATATGACatactataaattatttatgttataaacttattcttttacagtATTAGACTTGTGTATTtggtgaaaataatatatcatattaaaaaattattttcattacggttgtaaataaatttatttttaaaacttgccTTAAGCCCCTAAAACTCTTCGCACGGCACTGGCCAAACTCCTAATTAAAGGGATGCCATTTTGGGTATACAAAGTTTTCAACCATCTCCACATCCCATTCTTTTGAGACGTCATCAATAAAGTCTCTAACAGTCATTTTAGGATGAACATTGAACTCTGGGCCTGGCAAACCTCGCTGGTGTAAACGGAGCTTTGTCCATAATAAGTCTACAATATCTTCCACGCAACATCCTAACAAACATAGAGTCCGGAAATTGAACTAATTGCCATAATTGTTTTGCTAACAAAACCATGTTAAACTTGTGCATTATATGGAATCAggatcttctctctcttttttggtAAGCATTCTCATTTTTTCCAATGAGAAGTTTTTAAGTAGTATAAATCTAAACATATAGAATACAGAATGAACTGAAAATCAACTCgtcaatttttcatttttatatcatttcgtgcataataatttgaatattaaatttcaaaatagtaATGTGAATAGTACATACTTGACATACGTTTCAAACCGTGCGTGAACATGAGAACCAAGGTGTTTTGAAGCTAATAACATATCGATAAGTTTTAAAATGTAGCAATAGAAgaattttaacaattataaacGTTTAAAATcgatataaaagaaaaagaaaatttgcaaacatttaaaaagtggATAAGTTGAGAATAAGTCATAGCAGAGAACCAAGACGGTGCTGAGAAGAAAGGATATACAACACAAAGTTCAACCCCGAACTAGAGCATACGCTGAACCATAATGTCACTGTTTAGTTTGCATATTTTAGACGAGaattccaaaattaaaatgtcTCTAGAGAGAATGCTACACAAAAGATTTTTTCTTTGGTCAACTACTTAAACTCCATCGTTGAACAAAATGGGTTTGCAAAAGTCTCTGATCCCATTTCTTGACCCTAAACTTGATTATGAGTTGAGGATTTTGTTGATTCCAGATATCTTCTCCCCTGTTAGTTCCAACATCACATTATCAGAGACCAAGAACCAAAAGTACACAACCAATaaattttagaaagaaaaaaaagacagatTACGTACCTAACACGTCAACTTCATGCAGCGAAGCTACTAGGTTATCTTCCTTTTTCTTGATCTCAGATCTGAACTGTTGTACACTGTTTAAAGTGTCTACAATTCTCTGTTCCTTTGTCTCGAGCTCAGAGCGAAACTGTTTTACACTGGCTAACATGTCAACAATGCTCTGTTCCTTTGTTTCCAGCTGAGAGCCAAACTGTCTCACACTGGTTAACATGTCAACAATAGTCTGTTCCTTTGTTTCGACCTCAGAGCCAAACTTTCTTACACTGGTTATCGTGTCTGTGATGCTCTGTTTGACCTTACCCAACTGATGTGTGATAGAGCAAGTTTGAGAGTGTCCAAGCTCAGAACCAGATTTGCGATGGTGGCAAGAGGGTTCTCCTTCTGCAGTGGGCTTCTCCATCTCACCATGAGATTTATGGAGGCTGTGGCTTTGGACTCGAGCTCGCTTGCGTGCCTGAGTCTCAGCTTCTGCAGGATCCTCGTCAGGAGGAAGTGAGAGGTTCAGCCTCCTCTTAGGTGCACCAGTTTGCTCACGGTTGGAAACTTCTGCGGCCTTCTGTTTATCCTTGTGCTGATTGGGAAGATCAAATGACAGTTAACCATCTTACTCCCAACATCAAGAAAAACAGAAAAGTCAGACACAAACCTTTGACGATTTTGATGCCTCCACAAGATACCAGTTATGATTTTTTAAGTCTAAAGTTTCTTGATCTCCATCCTCATAGACAACCTGTTAACCAGCatacaacaataaaataaaaaaaacagaaccatAT
Coding sequences within:
- the LOC125603044 gene encoding sister chromatid cohesion protein PDS5 homolog C-like, with translation MFPDLYLSNLHGCLPCPCAVYECTLIVFQTIVSSGKSVSKSKTEVKQQPSEKTLANTNAKRKHSLDTEKAFDDRKYDKTLVGSRIRVWWPLDKMYYRGEVTSYDPSRKRHMVVYEDGDQETLDLKNHNWYLVEASKSSKHKDKQKAAEVSNREQTGAPKRRLNLSLPPDEDPAEAETQARKRARVQSHSLHKSHGEMEKPTAEGEPSCHHRKSGSELGHSQTCSITHQLGKVKQSITDTITSVRKFGSEVETKEQTIVDMLTSVRQFGSQLETKEQSIVDMLASVKQFRSELETKEQRIVDTLNSVQQFRSEIKKKEDNLVASLHEVDVLGEKISGINKILNS